From the genome of Kaistella daneshvariae, one region includes:
- a CDS encoding ABC transporter permease subunit, which yields MLAIFKKEIWTYFGNWSAWIIIAAFSLIGTLFLFFFENDFNIFDIGTASMQSYFVLVPWLMLLIIPALSMKTLAEEEQSGTLSWLFSQPLKISDLILGKFFAVWVLGILCLIPSLIYLYTVYVLGITEGNIDMGATFGSYFGTILLIGAFASVGTFASAISPNQIMAYLLGVLLSFLLYFGIEQLASYKLLGAADYYLSNVGFYKHFLSFTRGLIDFKDVAYFFLVISLSILLAVYFVNKKK from the coding sequence ATGTTAGCAATATTTAAAAAAGAAATTTGGACCTATTTTGGAAACTGGAGCGCCTGGATTATCATTGCAGCTTTCAGTTTAATCGGGACTTTGTTCCTTTTTTTCTTTGAAAATGATTTTAATATTTTCGATATCGGCACGGCGAGTATGCAAAGTTATTTTGTGCTGGTTCCGTGGTTGATGCTTTTAATAATCCCGGCGCTTTCAATGAAAACTTTGGCTGAAGAAGAACAGTCCGGAACTTTAAGCTGGTTGTTTTCCCAACCTTTGAAAATTTCTGACCTTATTTTGGGCAAATTTTTCGCAGTTTGGGTTCTCGGAATTTTATGCTTAATTCCTTCATTAATTTACCTGTACACGGTTTACGTTTTGGGCATCACCGAAGGTAATATTGATATGGGCGCAACTTTTGGCAGCTATTTCGGCACAATTTTGCTTATTGGCGCGTTTGCTTCCGTCGGAACTTTTGCTTCAGCTATTTCTCCGAACCAGATAATGGCGTATTTGCTCGGCGTACTTTTGTCTTTTCTGCTTTATTTTGGGATTGAACAGCTGGCGAGTTATAAACTACTCGGCGCCGCAGATTATTACCTGTCAAACGTCGGTTTTTACAAACATTTTCTTTCTTTCACGAGAGGATTAATTGATTTTAAAGATGTCGCTTACTTTTTTCTGGTAATCAGTCTGAGCATTTTATTGGCAGTTTATTTTGTAAACAAAAAGAAGTAG
- a CDS encoding glycine C-acetyltransferase, whose protein sequence is MISTQFLENLQNELQNIKNDGLFKTERIITSQQSAVIEANGKTLLNFCANNYLGLSNNKEVMQASKDMVDSHGYGMSSVRFICGTQDIHKELEAKISKFLGLEDTILYAACFDANGGVFEPLFTEEDAIISDELNHASIIDGVRLCKAARYRYKNNNMEDLEAQLIEASKKNHRFKIIVTDGVFSMDGIVADLKGVCDLADKYGCLVMVDDSHATGFIGKTGRGTHEANDVMGRVDIITSTLGKALGGALGGFTSGKKEIIDMLRQRSRPYLFSNSLAPGIVGAAIKVLDMISDDTSLRDKVMENAEYFRTEMKTKGFDIPDGDAAIVPVMLYDAPLAQKMAEKLMDEGIYVIGFFFPVVPRGKARIRVQLSAAHTKEHLDKAIAAFEKVGKALEVI, encoded by the coding sequence ATGATATCTACACAATTTCTGGAAAATCTTCAAAACGAATTACAAAATATAAAAAACGATGGGCTCTTTAAGACAGAGCGCATCATCACTTCGCAGCAATCTGCGGTAATCGAAGCCAACGGTAAAACTTTGCTGAACTTCTGCGCCAATAATTATTTGGGGCTTTCAAACAACAAAGAAGTCATGCAGGCTTCAAAAGATATGGTGGACAGCCATGGATACGGAATGTCTTCGGTGCGCTTTATCTGCGGAACTCAGGATATTCACAAAGAACTGGAAGCTAAAATTTCGAAATTTCTCGGTCTCGAAGACACGATTTTATACGCGGCATGTTTCGATGCGAATGGCGGCGTTTTCGAACCGCTTTTTACCGAAGAAGATGCCATTATTTCCGATGAATTGAATCACGCTTCAATTATCGACGGGGTGCGCTTATGTAAAGCAGCACGTTACCGCTATAAAAATAACAATATGGAAGATTTGGAGGCGCAGTTGATCGAGGCTTCCAAAAAAAATCACCGCTTTAAAATTATCGTGACTGACGGCGTATTTTCAATGGATGGAATTGTTGCCGACCTAAAAGGAGTTTGCGATCTTGCCGATAAATATGGTTGTTTGGTCATGGTTGACGATTCACACGCTACCGGATTTATCGGGAAAACCGGCCGCGGTACACATGAAGCTAACGATGTAATGGGCAGAGTAGATATCATTACCTCAACTTTAGGAAAAGCTTTGGGTGGCGCTTTGGGTGGATTTACCTCCGGAAAAAAGGAAATTATCGATATGTTGCGCCAGCGCTCGCGGCCGTATTTGTTTTCGAATTCTTTAGCGCCCGGAATCGTGGGAGCTGCGATTAAAGTTTTGGATATGATTTCCGACGATACTTCGCTTCGCGATAAGGTCATGGAAAACGCCGAATATTTCCGAACTGAAATGAAAACCAAAGGTTTTGATATTCCGGACGGTGATGCCGCGATTGTTCCGGTAATGCTTTACGACGCGCCTTTAGCACAGAAAATGGCGGAAAAACTCATGGATGAAGGAATTTATGTCATCGGATTTTTCTTCCCGGTAGTTCCTCGCGGCAAAGCAAGAATCCGCGTGCAGCTTTCGGCAGCACATACCAAAGAACATTTGGATAAAGCGATTGCAGCTTTTGAAAAAGTGGGGAAAGCGCTCGAAGTTATTTAG
- the gldG gene encoding gliding motility-associated ABC transporter substrate-binding protein GldG, which translates to MKNFATKNTYYKALVIILPVFILLNYWGLRIDLTQEKRYTLSDSTVKVLESVKNPLKIDVYLEGDFPASFRQIQNETRFMLEEFRKINPKIDFRFIDPIKTKMSKDTLMAMGMQPSILPDMKDGKISEIVMFPYAALKYNSNGTSIPLIITQSGINADEQLTRSVESLEYNFVSTIKSLTTENKKTVGVLVNQDELRPDQFSGFMEMALENYNAGPIIPQNQTELTYADMPVLKNMDALVIAKPRKAFTEGEKVLLDQYIMNGGKTLWMIDAVNAEMDTLFQAKKIMAYPSDINMTDFFFNYGIRINAALVKDFKKSALIRIVSGEVAGNPQYSSFLWPYFALGIAENNNPITKNINPVKFEFPTPIDTLRRPNIKTNVLFESSERTTVKQVPNYVALGEIVRTDSLSEFERPTTPKIFAVSLEGKFKSAYSARSERQNFPNFKAESSENKMIVISDGDVGRNQTYKGNPLPLGEDMLTKQTYGNAQFLRNALDFLLDDANLMELRNRDIEARLLDRNLIDEEKSYWQWLNLLLPLGIIAFLGGIFYWWRKRTFE; encoded by the coding sequence ATGAAGAATTTTGCTACTAAAAATACATATTATAAAGCGTTAGTAATTATTCTCCCGGTTTTTATTCTGCTCAATTATTGGGGATTACGTATAGATCTTACGCAGGAAAAAAGATACACCTTATCAGATTCCACTGTGAAAGTTCTAGAATCGGTAAAAAATCCGCTTAAAATAGATGTTTATCTGGAAGGAGATTTTCCGGCAAGTTTCCGGCAGATCCAAAATGAAACTCGTTTTATGCTGGAAGAATTTCGGAAAATAAACCCGAAAATCGATTTCCGTTTCATCGATCCCATCAAAACTAAAATGTCGAAAGACACTTTGATGGCGATGGGAATGCAGCCCTCGATTTTACCCGACATGAAAGACGGAAAAATTTCGGAAATCGTGATGTTTCCTTACGCTGCGCTGAAATATAATTCAAACGGCACTTCTATTCCGCTCATCATCACACAATCGGGCATTAATGCTGATGAGCAATTGACGCGTTCGGTAGAAAGTCTGGAATATAATTTTGTTTCCACCATTAAAAGCTTAACCACCGAAAACAAAAAAACTGTTGGTGTGCTGGTTAACCAGGATGAATTGCGACCTGACCAGTTTTCCGGTTTTATGGAAATGGCGCTGGAAAATTACAACGCCGGACCGATTATCCCGCAAAATCAAACCGAACTCACTTACGCTGATATGCCCGTGCTGAAAAATATGGACGCGCTGGTGATTGCAAAACCGCGGAAAGCTTTCACCGAAGGCGAAAAAGTGCTGCTGGACCAATATATTATGAACGGCGGTAAAACGCTTTGGATGATTGATGCGGTAAATGCCGAAATGGACACTCTTTTTCAGGCGAAGAAAATTATGGCGTACCCGAGCGACATCAATATGACGGATTTCTTTTTTAATTATGGAATCCGAATTAATGCTGCTTTGGTTAAGGATTTTAAAAAATCGGCGCTGATTCGCATTGTTTCCGGTGAAGTTGCCGGGAATCCGCAATACAGCAGCTTTCTGTGGCCATATTTTGCGTTAGGAATTGCGGAAAATAATAACCCGATTACTAAAAACATCAATCCGGTTAAGTTTGAATTTCCAACTCCCATCGATACCTTACGACGACCAAATATTAAAACCAATGTTTTATTTGAATCCAGCGAACGCACTACGGTAAAGCAGGTTCCGAATTATGTGGCGCTTGGCGAAATTGTGCGCACAGATTCTTTAAGCGAGTTTGAAAGACCAACAACACCGAAAATTTTTGCGGTGAGTTTGGAAGGTAAATTCAAATCTGCGTATTCCGCGCGAAGTGAGCGACAGAATTTTCCAAATTTTAAGGCAGAAAGCAGCGAAAATAAAATGATTGTAATTTCCGACGGTGATGTGGGCCGAAACCAAACCTATAAAGGAAATCCGCTGCCACTGGGTGAGGATATGCTGACGAAGCAAACGTATGGCAACGCTCAGTTTCTGCGAAATGCGCTCGATTTTTTGCTTGACGATGCTAATTTAATGGAATTGCGCAACCGCGACATTGAAGCGCGACTTCTTGACCGAAATCTTATCGATGAAGAAAAATCGTATTGGCAATGGTTGAATTTGCTTTTACCTTTAGGAATTATTGCCTTTTTAGGCGGAATTTTTTACTGGTGGCGAAAAAGAACTTTTGAGTAA
- a CDS encoding DUF4268 domain-containing protein, giving the protein MFSKNEAQQLRKEFWIAFGKSFPRKWILYDTKIKDFSFKFYADNKKAEVSLDIEMKDELFRNAYFEKFWSLEALLEERLGEVQKDEFYTLENGKIIARFWVTKENVSILNKNTWQSIFEFFVDKMAGFEEIYYEYEDFIKDI; this is encoded by the coding sequence ATGTTCAGCAAAAACGAAGCACAGCAGCTGCGAAAAGAATTCTGGATTGCTTTTGGCAAAAGTTTTCCGCGAAAATGGATTTTGTACGATACTAAAATCAAGGATTTTTCCTTTAAATTTTATGCTGATAACAAAAAAGCTGAGGTTTCGCTGGATATTGAAATGAAAGATGAACTTTTCCGAAATGCATACTTTGAAAAATTCTGGTCATTGGAAGCATTGCTGGAAGAGCGCTTGGGCGAAGTGCAAAAAGACGAATTTTACACGCTGGAGAACGGAAAAATCATTGCGCGTTTTTGGGTAACAAAAGAAAATGTTTCCATTTTGAACAAGAATACCTGGCAATCTATTTTCGAATTTTTCGTCGATAAAATGGCAGGTTTTGAGGAAATTTATTACGAGTACGAAGATTTCATCAAAGACATTTAA
- a CDS encoding CopD family protein, whose protein sequence is MLYTIIKAVHIIFMVSYFAGIFYLVRLFVYYKDTDEFEEQKKAILREQYVFMTRRLWNIITVPAGVIMLASGLTLIFLNFGLMKTPWFHLKLTFLLGLAAYHFWCWKKVLQMKSLDGSNFPMANIKLRQANEIATFILFLVVFTVILKSMVLEYWWQLILGFVLLVGSIMMTVKLVNKKKSN, encoded by the coding sequence ATGTTATATACGATAATTAAAGCTGTACATATCATTTTTATGGTGAGCTATTTCGCCGGGATTTTTTATCTGGTGCGCCTTTTTGTATATTATAAGGACACGGACGAATTTGAGGAACAAAAAAAAGCCATTTTGCGCGAGCAGTATGTGTTTATGACAAGGCGACTTTGGAACATCATCACCGTTCCGGCGGGCGTTATTATGCTGGCTTCAGGACTTACATTGATTTTTCTGAATTTCGGTTTAATGAAAACGCCTTGGTTTCACCTTAAACTTACTTTTTTGCTTGGTTTGGCGGCGTACCATTTCTGGTGCTGGAAAAAAGTTCTGCAAATGAAATCGCTGGACGGCTCTAATTTTCCGATGGCGAATATTAAACTTCGTCAGGCAAACGAAATTGCAACTTTTATCCTGTTCCTGGTCGTTTTTACGGTTATTTTAAAATCGATGGTGCTTGAATACTGGTGGCAATTAATCCTAGGATTTGTACTTTTGGTCGGAAGCATCATGATGACGGTGAAACTGGTAAACAAAAAAAAATCTAATTAA